A genomic stretch from Vibrio neptunius includes:
- a CDS encoding DUF1415 domain-containing protein: protein MTTPSSTQTIAEHVNQWLNNVVIGLNLCPFAAKPQRNKQIKIFVSEAKQEETLLEDILSQLMELESKTAEELETTLVVVPNMLNDFYDYNLFIDWVEALIRQQGWEGTYQLATFHPDYCFGGAQPDDAENLTNRSPYPVFHLIREESMEKVLKHYPDPESIPDTNIARVESLSQAELVKLFPYLFKR from the coding sequence ATGACAACCCCAAGCTCAACCCAAACCATCGCAGAGCATGTTAATCAATGGCTTAACAATGTGGTAATTGGTCTAAATTTGTGCCCATTCGCTGCTAAGCCACAACGCAATAAACAAATAAAAATATTTGTCAGTGAAGCTAAGCAAGAAGAGACATTGCTGGAAGACATCCTCAGCCAACTCATGGAATTAGAATCTAAAACCGCTGAGGAGTTAGAAACCACATTGGTCGTTGTACCAAACATGCTTAACGATTTTTATGACTATAATTTGTTCATTGACTGGGTTGAAGCATTAATCCGGCAGCAAGGCTGGGAGGGAACCTACCAGTTAGCGACATTTCATCCAGACTATTGTTTTGGTGGAGCACAGCCAGATGATGCAGAGAACCTGACTAACCGTTCTCCTTACCCTGTGTTCCATCTTATTCGAGAAGAAAGTATGGAGAAGGTGCTCAAACATTATCCGGACCCTGAATCTATCCCCGATACCAACATAGCTCGCGTTGAATCCCTCAGTCAGGCGGAGTTGGTAAAACTTTTCCCTTACTTGTTTAAACGGTGA
- a CDS encoding nucleoside triphosphate pyrophosphohydrolase family protein, with amino-acid sequence MHLSKLTQEIFDHLYRDITEFRTTFDLPVASPESLDQKADTLHTSLAVEELTELAEADNKTEQADAIIDSVYVLMGRLVHLGDDKVESNLAISYLIDLLLNVAVNRGINFIPCWDEVHSSNMSKVCRNEKEYAETEAHYAEQGIQLMAVQKGDYIIAKCAEDFVSEAKTIRQGKVLKSVYYRPADLAPLTA; translated from the coding sequence ATGCACCTATCCAAACTTACTCAAGAAATCTTTGACCATCTTTACCGCGACATTACTGAGTTTCGTACTACTTTCGACTTGCCTGTTGCCTCTCCAGAAAGCTTAGACCAAAAAGCGGATACACTGCATACCTCTTTAGCAGTAGAAGAGCTTACCGAACTGGCAGAAGCTGATAATAAGACAGAACAAGCGGATGCTATCATAGACAGTGTTTACGTTTTGATGGGTCGTCTAGTTCATTTGGGTGATGACAAGGTTGAATCGAACCTTGCGATCAGTTATCTGATTGACCTACTGCTTAATGTTGCCGTTAATCGTGGCATCAACTTTATACCATGTTGGGACGAAGTCCACTCAAGCAACATGAGTAAGGTTTGCCGCAACGAAAAAGAATACGCAGAAACAGAAGCCCATTACGCTGAACAAGGCATTCAATTAATGGCGGTGCAAAAAGGTGATTACATCATCGCAAAATGTGCCGAAGATTTTGTTTCTGAAGCGAAAACTATCCGCCAAGGCAAGGTATTGAAGTCTGTTTACTACCGACCTGCTGATCTGGCGCCGCTAACGGCATAA
- a CDS encoding M3 family oligoendopeptidase has product MTTPSWNLSIAYHGLDDSKIEQDVALVQQCIQILGLNVEKRSSVAVMQNAILTSEAAGKLLATINTFATCHASVDAMDSEAKAMIGRVAKLSSELSQAFTPYEDTLTNAPQAFISEVLNHEHGDVSGQAFQIECTRKLAETKLSVAEEQLLSAMQVDGRDAWGRMYDNITGSLEVELAEGEENRIGFSQAASILYGTDFDNQESAWRGIQTAMRTHQQSFAGILNALAGWRHTENQKRAYAKDVHFLDNSLHDSRIQPETLTAMMQVAKDNRHIGQKAGLLMARVHGLDEMKPWNHLAGMPSLTDSEPKVYSFDEGIDIITKAFAQVDEEMAEFVAMMVENGWIDAAPSASRRLGAYCTKFAATRSPLVFMTWGGSRSDLLTLAHELGHAFHNWVMRDMPLCQTRYPMTLAETASIFAENIVRDYLFEQVESREDKLEMLWEELSSCYALMINIPVRFEFEKAFYEKRMAGELSAEQLCDLMSQTWKEWYGESMTEADPYFWASKLHFSISEVSFYNYPYLFGYLFSKGVYAQREAKGERFYSDYINLLRDTGSMMAEDVVDKHLGMTLSNEVFWQQSVDMVKHKIDMFESLLDSE; this is encoded by the coding sequence ATGACGACACCCAGTTGGAATTTGTCAATTGCTTACCATGGATTAGATGATAGTAAAATCGAGCAAGATGTCGCTTTGGTTCAACAATGCATTCAAATTTTAGGACTGAACGTAGAAAAACGCAGTTCGGTTGCGGTGATGCAAAACGCAATATTGACCAGCGAAGCGGCGGGCAAGCTGCTTGCGACGATCAACACCTTTGCCACTTGTCACGCGTCTGTCGATGCGATGGACAGTGAGGCGAAAGCCATGATTGGCCGAGTTGCGAAATTGAGCTCAGAGTTGTCGCAAGCATTTACTCCTTATGAAGACACTCTAACTAACGCGCCCCAAGCATTTATCTCTGAAGTTTTAAACCATGAGCATGGCGATGTGTCTGGCCAGGCGTTCCAGATCGAATGCACGCGAAAGCTGGCAGAGACGAAGCTCAGTGTCGCTGAAGAGCAGTTATTGTCAGCCATGCAGGTGGATGGCCGTGATGCTTGGGGGCGAATGTACGACAATATCACAGGCTCACTTGAGGTCGAGCTGGCAGAAGGGGAAGAGAACCGTATTGGTTTTTCTCAGGCTGCCAGTATTTTGTATGGCACTGATTTCGACAATCAGGAATCGGCGTGGCGTGGTATTCAAACAGCGATGAGAACTCATCAGCAAAGCTTTGCCGGAATATTAAACGCGTTAGCGGGGTGGCGTCACACAGAAAACCAAAAACGCGCTTACGCAAAAGACGTTCATTTCCTAGATAACAGTCTTCATGACAGCCGCATTCAACCAGAGACACTCACGGCTATGATGCAAGTCGCTAAAGATAATCGTCACATAGGCCAGAAAGCCGGTCTACTTATGGCTCGGGTTCACGGCTTGGATGAAATGAAACCTTGGAACCACTTAGCAGGAATGCCGAGCCTGACAGACAGCGAGCCGAAGGTCTACAGTTTTGATGAAGGCATTGACATCATTACTAAAGCCTTTGCCCAAGTGGATGAGGAGATGGCGGAATTTGTTGCCATGATGGTGGAAAATGGCTGGATTGATGCCGCGCCTTCTGCCAGCAGAAGACTTGGGGCTTATTGTACTAAATTTGCGGCAACGCGCTCTCCATTGGTGTTTATGACCTGGGGTGGGAGTCGTTCGGATCTGCTGACACTTGCTCATGAACTCGGCCACGCTTTCCATAACTGGGTGATGCGAGATATGCCGCTGTGTCAAACACGTTATCCCATGACGCTAGCAGAGACAGCATCGATCTTCGCAGAGAATATTGTGCGTGACTATCTCTTTGAGCAAGTGGAGAGTCGCGAAGATAAACTCGAGATGCTTTGGGAAGAACTTTCGAGTTGCTACGCGTTGATGATTAACATCCCGGTGCGTTTCGAATTTGAAAAAGCGTTCTATGAGAAGCGAATGGCAGGCGAGCTCAGCGCTGAGCAGCTGTGTGACTTAATGAGCCAAACTTGGAAAGAGTGGTACGGCGAATCAATGACGGAAGCGGATCCTTATTTCTGGGCGAGTAAACTGCATTTCTCTATCTCGGAAGTCAGTTTCTACAACTATCCGTATTTGTTTGGCTATCTGTTTAGCAAAGGTGTGTATGCGCAAAGGGAAGCAAAAGGTGAACGTTTCTACTCAGATTACATCAACCTCCTGCGCGATACTGGCTCGATGATGGCTGAAGATGTGGTCGATAAACATTTGGGTATGACATTGAGCAACGAGGTGTTTTGGCAACAAAGTGTCGACATGGTAAAACACAAGATTGATATGTTTGAATCTCTATTGGATTCCGAATAA
- a CDS encoding L-cystine transporter, producing the protein MSVAAIASLVVFVGIMFFLYGQQQKEKTLSRLVLLGLVLGSSFGLVLQLVFGEGNPVIAQTLEWVNVVGRGYVGLLKMVIMPLVLVSMIAAVVKLEKGGSLGKISGLTISVLLATTAISAIVGIVITQAFGLSAEGLTEGARETARIAVLENRVDTVADLTIPQMLVSFIPTNPFADLTGSRSTSIIAVVIFGVLTGIAARKVMAEKEQLEAPIRTFVEATQSVVMRLVKMIMALTPYGIAALMAKVVATSSAGDILNLLGFIVASYVAIALMFVVHGILVSFVGVSPKEYFQKIWPVLTFAFTSRSSAATIPLNVEAQINKLRVPPAIANLSASFGATIGQNGCAGIYPAMLAVMVAPTVGVDPTDINFILSLVAIIVVSSFGIAGVGGGATFAALIVLPAMGLPVTIAALLISIEPLIDMARTALNVSGAMTAGTITSRILGDKVSDEELEAQQV; encoded by the coding sequence ATGTCAGTAGCGGCTATCGCTTCATTGGTGGTATTTGTCGGCATTATGTTCTTCCTCTATGGCCAGCAGCAAAAAGAGAAGACTCTATCACGACTTGTACTACTCGGTTTGGTACTAGGTAGCTCATTTGGCCTGGTGCTTCAGCTTGTATTTGGAGAAGGCAACCCTGTCATCGCGCAAACCCTAGAATGGGTTAACGTGGTTGGACGTGGCTATGTTGGCCTACTTAAAATGGTCATCATGCCTCTAGTCCTAGTGTCCATGATTGCAGCGGTTGTGAAATTAGAGAAAGGTGGTTCACTGGGCAAGATCTCAGGTCTGACGATTTCAGTGCTACTTGCGACGACCGCAATCTCAGCCATTGTTGGTATTGTCATCACCCAAGCATTTGGTCTATCTGCGGAAGGACTCACAGAGGGCGCACGTGAAACTGCTCGTATCGCCGTGCTTGAAAATCGCGTAGATACTGTTGCCGATCTCACTATTCCACAAATGCTGGTCAGCTTTATCCCTACTAACCCATTCGCTGATCTCACAGGTTCTCGCTCTACTTCGATTATTGCTGTGGTGATCTTTGGTGTTTTGACCGGTATTGCTGCACGTAAGGTGATGGCTGAAAAAGAACAGTTAGAAGCACCAATTCGTACTTTTGTTGAAGCAACTCAATCTGTTGTGATGCGCTTGGTGAAGATGATTATGGCCCTCACACCCTATGGTATCGCAGCGTTGATGGCGAAAGTTGTCGCGACATCCAGTGCAGGCGACATCCTAAATCTATTAGGCTTTATCGTTGCCTCTTACGTTGCAATCGCTCTAATGTTTGTGGTTCACGGTATTTTGGTGTCCTTCGTTGGGGTTAGCCCGAAAGAGTACTTCCAGAAAATTTGGCCAGTACTGACATTCGCATTTACCTCACGCAGCTCAGCAGCCACCATTCCACTCAATGTGGAAGCGCAAATCAACAAACTGCGCGTGCCTCCAGCGATTGCAAACCTTTCAGCTTCGTTTGGTGCAACTATTGGACAAAATGGTTGTGCAGGCATCTACCCTGCAATGTTGGCCGTGATGGTGGCTCCAACCGTTGGCGTAGATCCAACAGATATCAACTTCATCCTGTCTCTAGTGGCGATTATTGTGGTCAGTTCATTCGGTATCGCAGGCGTGGGTGGCGGTGCGACGTTTGCAGCACTGATCGTGCTTCCAGCAATGGGATTACCAGTAACCATCGCTGCGTTGCTTATCTCAATCGAACCTCTGATCGATATGGCGAGAACTGCACTCAACGTCTCCGGCGCTATGACGGCTGGCACCATAACCAGTCGTATCCTTGGCGATAAAGTCTCAGACGAAGAGCTTGAGGCTCAACAAGTCTAA
- a CDS encoding flavin reductase family protein, with the protein MNIDASTLAPTQMYHLMTQAVIPRPIAWVLTESGQADYNLAPFSYFTPISSSPPLLMFSVGKKPTGEIKDTTRNVLETGRMVVHIANADLAEQVTQTSASLPHGESEVGLAGLELVDFEGFELPRIKDCPIAFGCKLFEVKEIGETPQSLVFAQIEDIYIAPEVIGDNQERLVIDALKVNPLSRLGGSQYANLDQTFTVARPK; encoded by the coding sequence ATGAATATCGACGCTAGCACGCTCGCTCCTACTCAGATGTACCACCTAATGACGCAGGCTGTGATTCCTAGGCCAATCGCCTGGGTTTTGACGGAATCTGGTCAAGCTGATTACAACCTAGCTCCATTTTCCTACTTCACTCCTATCTCTAGCAGTCCGCCTTTGTTGATGTTCTCTGTAGGTAAGAAGCCAACTGGAGAAATAAAAGATACAACCCGCAATGTACTTGAAACAGGCAGAATGGTGGTTCATATCGCGAATGCTGATCTGGCTGAGCAAGTGACTCAGACCTCAGCAAGCTTGCCACACGGTGAATCTGAAGTTGGTTTAGCGGGACTAGAGCTGGTCGATTTTGAAGGGTTCGAATTACCCCGAATCAAAGATTGCCCAATTGCTTTTGGGTGCAAGCTGTTTGAAGTTAAAGAAATTGGCGAAACACCTCAAAGCCTAGTCTTTGCTCAAATTGAAGACATATACATTGCGCCGGAAGTGATCGGAGATAACCAAGAACGTTTAGTTATTGATGCACTAAAAGTGAACCCTCTTTCTCGTTTAGGTGGCAGTCAATACGCCAACCTAGACCAAACCTTTACCGTCGCCAGACCTAAATAA
- a CDS encoding nitrilase family protein, protein MMKDIRVATVQFNHHANDKNYNLSVIQSYVEEAAKQGVKIIVFPEMCVTGYWHVSKLKKSEINDLSEFIPQGETSQRLLKMSEQYQISIGAGLIEKDKHGNLYNSYVMAMPDGQIAKHRKLHTFVSEHMRSGNEYTVFDTPHGCRLGILICWDNNLVENVRITALKGADILVAPHQTGGTNSRSPNAMGLIDPQLWHNRHQDPDSIRSEMQGSKGKKWLLRWLPARAHDNGMFLIFSNGVGVDMDEVRTGNAMVLNPYGEIIAETDYIDNDMVIADLNGKDLNMCTGRRWIRGRRPNLYAPLTMEGNELTPYQARFSTQK, encoded by the coding sequence ATTATGAAAGATATCCGTGTTGCTACTGTCCAATTTAACCACCATGCGAACGACAAAAACTACAACTTATCGGTCATTCAAAGTTACGTAGAAGAGGCAGCTAAACAAGGGGTAAAAATTATCGTCTTCCCTGAAATGTGTGTGACTGGTTATTGGCATGTTTCGAAACTCAAGAAATCTGAGATCAATGATTTGTCCGAGTTCATTCCACAAGGAGAAACGTCTCAACGCTTGCTAAAAATGTCTGAGCAATACCAAATCAGCATCGGCGCAGGTTTAATTGAAAAGGACAAGCACGGAAATCTCTACAATTCTTACGTAATGGCAATGCCTGATGGGCAGATAGCCAAACACAGAAAGCTGCATACGTTTGTCAGTGAACACATGAGAAGTGGCAATGAATACACTGTATTTGATACACCACATGGATGCCGTTTAGGAATCCTGATTTGCTGGGATAATAATTTAGTCGAGAATGTTCGAATAACAGCATTAAAAGGGGCTGATATACTAGTCGCGCCTCATCAAACAGGCGGAACAAACTCTCGCAGCCCTAATGCGATGGGGTTGATTGATCCCCAACTTTGGCATAATCGTCACCAAGATCCAGATTCGATTCGTTCTGAAATGCAAGGTTCTAAAGGAAAAAAATGGTTATTGCGTTGGCTACCCGCGCGTGCCCATGACAATGGTATGTTCCTGATATTTAGTAACGGTGTTGGGGTTGATATGGATGAAGTTAGAACGGGGAACGCGATGGTGCTCAATCCCTATGGTGAAATTATCGCTGAAACTGACTACATCGATAATGATATGGTTATTGCCGATCTCAATGGGAAAGATCTAAATATGTGTACAGGCAGACGCTGGATCAGAGGTCGTAGACCTAATCTATACGCTCCCTTAACGATGGAAGGGAATGAATTGACACCTTATCAGGCAAGATTCTCGACACAAAAATAG
- the btuD gene encoding vitamin B12 ABC transporter ATP-binding protein BtuD, with translation MIHVNSLSVGSRLLPLSFSVDKGEVLHVVGPNGSGKSTLLTAVAGLLDFEGDATMFDLDVKSSSIESLASYRGFLSQSDRPAFNLEVSQYLSLSLPSSVLNLDDAVEQVVKELVDVLELEDKLHRSIHQLSGGEWQRVRLCAICLQIWPSLNPYAKLLILDEPAAPLDIGQEALLYKLIRKVADMGITVLMSNHDLNRTLKHADKALLLDKGVIQKVGSVEQVFEPSELSKVFKTRVQKTDFNGEPVLIFD, from the coding sequence ATGATTCACGTTAATAGTTTATCGGTTGGCTCACGTTTGTTACCGCTTTCGTTTTCTGTAGACAAAGGTGAAGTGCTTCATGTTGTTGGTCCAAATGGCAGTGGTAAAAGCACCTTGCTGACGGCGGTTGCTGGCTTGTTAGACTTTGAGGGTGACGCTACGATGTTTGATTTAGACGTTAAAAGTAGCTCCATTGAGAGCCTTGCAAGCTATCGCGGATTTTTGAGCCAGAGTGATCGTCCTGCTTTCAACCTTGAGGTTTCACAATATCTTTCACTGTCACTCCCAAGCTCTGTGCTGAACTTGGATGATGCGGTGGAACAAGTCGTCAAAGAGCTGGTGGATGTACTTGAACTGGAGGATAAGCTTCATCGTTCGATTCACCAATTGTCTGGAGGCGAGTGGCAGCGAGTGAGGTTATGTGCGATATGCCTGCAAATCTGGCCGTCTCTAAATCCTTATGCGAAGCTTCTTATATTGGATGAGCCTGCGGCGCCACTGGATATAGGTCAGGAAGCGTTACTCTATAAACTGATTCGTAAAGTTGCTGATATGGGTATCACTGTGTTGATGTCTAATCATGACCTTAATCGAACGCTTAAGCATGCCGATAAGGCTTTATTATTGGATAAAGGCGTTATTCAGAAAGTAGGTTCTGTAGAGCAGGTATTCGAGCCAAGTGAGCTTTCTAAAGTATTCAAAACTCGAGTTCAAAAAACGGATTTTAACGGAGAACCGGTATTAATCTTTGATTAA
- a CDS encoding NAD(P)H-binding protein: MVAGATGLIGTELIKQMLEEDPIRHIYVLSRRKLPFFHPKLEVIQNKQLQVQEWDDNKLTPKYGFICLGTTIKQAGSKQELERIDYELVCDVAQTMKVLGVTHLAVVSSYGASVRSLSHYLRCKGKMEMAIERLGFEHITIVRPGPLVGLRDKPRTDEAVVQVVLKSLRPLMFGKLAKLIPIQANEVAKAMQYGLMANTKQRLQTLDSIQMRSLINKYK, encoded by the coding sequence ATGGTCGCCGGAGCAACAGGGTTAATAGGCACTGAGCTCATCAAACAGATGTTAGAAGAAGACCCTATCAGGCATATCTATGTACTGAGCCGACGCAAGCTGCCTTTTTTCCATCCTAAATTAGAGGTCATTCAAAATAAACAGCTTCAAGTACAGGAATGGGATGACAACAAACTGACACCCAAGTATGGATTTATCTGCCTAGGCACAACCATCAAGCAAGCCGGTTCTAAGCAAGAGCTAGAGCGAATTGATTATGAACTGGTGTGTGATGTCGCCCAGACGATGAAAGTACTTGGTGTTACCCATCTAGCGGTTGTGTCGAGCTACGGTGCCTCCGTACGTTCTCTTTCCCACTATCTTCGCTGTAAAGGGAAGATGGAAATGGCGATTGAACGTCTCGGTTTTGAACATATCACCATAGTTAGGCCAGGTCCCTTAGTGGGCTTAAGAGACAAACCGCGTACCGACGAGGCTGTGGTACAAGTAGTGCTTAAATCTTTGCGTCCACTCATGTTTGGAAAACTCGCAAAACTGATACCGATTCAAGCAAATGAAGTCGCGAAAGCAATGCAATATGGACTCATGGCGAATACTAAACAAAGACTTCAAACATTGGATAGCATTCAAATGCGAAGCTTGATTAACAAATATAAATAA
- a CDS encoding succinylglutamate desuccinylase, whose protein sequence is MTKNLFRQSFLFDSLNLEQEMPVGEITVANGTVFKLHQRGVLEVIPSTLDENSKHIILSCGVHGNETAPMELVDKIISDIQSGFQPVTERLLFIIAHPESTNAHTRFLEMNLNRLFDDKEYEPTKELAIAQNLKRIVADFYQNTPSDQRWHLDLHCAIRLSKHYTFVVSPKTRHPVRSKALMEFVASGHIDAVMFSNAPSSTFSWFSAENFAAQALTVELGRVARIGENDLDKLVAFDLAMRDLIASSEAEHLPRAPVMYRVSRTIVRLHDDFDFMFDDDVENFTSFKHGEVFGHDGDKPLMAKNEGEAVVFPNRHVAIGQRAALMVCPVKTRYEEGQLVYD, encoded by the coding sequence ATGACGAAAAACCTCTTTCGCCAATCTTTTCTTTTTGACAGCCTGAACTTAGAACAAGAGATGCCAGTAGGGGAAATCACCGTTGCCAATGGCACTGTGTTCAAGCTGCATCAACGTGGAGTTCTGGAAGTCATCCCATCAACGCTGGATGAGAACAGCAAACACATCATTCTTTCTTGTGGTGTGCATGGCAATGAAACCGCACCTATGGAACTGGTGGATAAAATCATTTCTGATATCCAATCTGGTTTCCAACCGGTAACAGAACGTTTGTTGTTCATCATTGCTCACCCTGAGTCAACCAATGCTCATACCCGTTTTCTTGAAATGAACCTTAACCGTTTGTTTGATGATAAAGAATATGAGCCGACGAAAGAGCTGGCGATAGCGCAGAATCTGAAACGTATTGTTGCTGATTTCTATCAGAACACACCGTCTGATCAACGCTGGCACCTCGATCTGCATTGTGCGATCCGTTTGTCCAAACACTACACCTTTGTCGTGAGCCCGAAAACACGCCACCCAGTGCGCAGTAAGGCGTTGATGGAGTTTGTCGCAAGCGGACATATTGATGCGGTGATGTTTTCTAACGCACCATCGAGCACGTTCAGTTGGTTCAGTGCCGAAAACTTCGCTGCGCAGGCATTGACAGTTGAGCTAGGGCGAGTTGCCCGCATCGGTGAAAATGACCTAGATAAGCTGGTTGCCTTTGATTTGGCGATGCGGGATTTGATCGCTTCCAGCGAGGCGGAGCACTTGCCACGTGCTCCTGTGATGTATCGTGTCAGCCGAACTATTGTGCGTCTGCATGATGACTTTGATTTCATGTTTGATGATGACGTTGAAAACTTTACCTCATTTAAGCACGGCGAAGTGTTTGGTCACGATGGTGACAAACCGCTGATGGCGAAAAATGAGGGAGAAGCGGTTGTATTCCCTAATCGTCATGTCGCAATTGGTCAGCGTGCAGCCCTCATGGTGTGCCCAGTGAAAACGCGTTATGAAGAAGGCCAACTTGTCTACGATTAA
- a CDS encoding sensor domain-containing diguanylate cyclase, which yields MVVASESEKIIRRLYQITNDYQKGFDIQITQLIMMGLERFNLDIGILSRIDGDLYTVLYCVTSEGVELKPGDTFSYESTYCQITCGSFGPVSIEHMGESNEYAKHPAYQAFGLESYIGIPIFVDDEVFGTLNFSSASPYPRKFKDIDIDALKLMASWVEVELIRRKQEERLRKLNSQLEYQAYHDALTNIANRRCMFKTIHLDIERMKVASGKGSLAVIDIDHFKKVNDVHGHQIGDDVLKKTAQQLQSCLSERDFIARFGGEEFVVWLPERTELERRQLIEKLHQSVNEIILDGVPITVSIGVCEFDFGIESGDDTKKGTLDQIILVADEALYQAKNRGRNRIVVRALANIPAS from the coding sequence ATGGTTGTAGCGAGTGAAAGTGAAAAGATCATAAGACGTCTTTATCAGATCACTAATGACTATCAGAAAGGATTTGATATTCAGATCACCCAACTCATCATGATGGGCTTGGAACGTTTTAATCTGGATATTGGTATTTTATCCCGAATTGATGGCGATCTATACACTGTACTGTATTGTGTGACGTCGGAGGGGGTAGAGCTAAAACCCGGGGATACGTTTAGTTATGAATCTACTTATTGCCAAATCACCTGCGGTTCATTTGGTCCAGTATCAATTGAGCATATGGGAGAAAGCAATGAGTATGCAAAACACCCTGCCTACCAAGCGTTTGGATTAGAGTCATACATTGGTATTCCAATTTTTGTTGACGATGAGGTTTTTGGTACGCTGAATTTTTCATCTGCGTCTCCCTACCCAAGGAAGTTCAAAGATATCGACATTGATGCACTCAAGCTAATGGCGTCTTGGGTGGAAGTAGAGTTGATCCGCCGTAAGCAGGAAGAGCGGCTACGAAAGTTGAATAGCCAGCTAGAGTATCAAGCCTATCATGATGCGTTGACCAACATCGCCAACCGACGGTGTATGTTCAAAACCATCCACCTTGATATAGAACGCATGAAGGTCGCTTCTGGCAAAGGTTCACTGGCCGTGATTGATATTGATCACTTTAAGAAGGTCAATGATGTTCACGGTCATCAAATTGGTGATGATGTTTTAAAGAAAACCGCGCAACAACTTCAGTCCTGTTTGTCTGAAAGAGACTTCATTGCTCGGTTTGGGGGAGAAGAGTTTGTCGTTTGGCTGCCCGAGAGAACCGAACTGGAAAGGCGTCAACTGATCGAAAAACTGCATCAATCTGTCAATGAGATTATCCTAGATGGGGTCCCTATAACGGTATCCATTGGTGTGTGTGAATTTGATTTTGGGATCGAGTCAGGGGATGATACGAAGAAGGGAACACTCGATCAGATCATCTTAGTGGCTGACGAAGCGCTTTATCAGGCTAAAAATCGGGGGCGAAACCGAATTGTGGTTCGTGCTCTGGCAAACATACCCGCCTCATAA
- a CDS encoding MFS transporter, with product MIELGSQDYRRVTLSLALGSFIVFCNLYLFQPMLPYMAQHFAVSETKINWLFAASTLALSLSLVPWAVASEAVGRKRIMLTGLLAMPVIGIGMLLSPSLLSLVVMRALMGVALAAFASVAVAYMVEELSPNAFGQAIGGYIAANSLGGIVGRIVGGTLTDAFGWQQAVIAMAVFTLIGAISVCALLPKQKHFSPQKGMLRYHNRALVKHLKNKTVWFAMLIGGVNFALFVNLYSVMGFRLVEAPHSLPIGLTSLIFLCYLPGTLSSKLTSVWNRYHQPISGMVCGTILSLIGMVVAYVDRIPFMIIGLALISFGAFFTHTLAYAWVSQKVNQAKATATALYLVHYYVGGSLGGFFLIYCWQHGGWAYVIAGGMLLYLMIFTLCYKLNVIHHSSSELENEATTGSTSELKTTHSSH from the coding sequence ATGATCGAACTCGGAAGCCAAGATTACCGACGGGTAACACTGAGCCTTGCCCTCGGCTCATTCATCGTGTTTTGCAACCTATATTTGTTTCAACCTATGCTGCCTTATATGGCTCAGCACTTTGCCGTCTCAGAGACTAAGATTAACTGGCTGTTTGCTGCGAGTACGTTGGCGCTTTCTTTAAGTCTGGTACCATGGGCAGTGGCATCTGAGGCTGTGGGTCGAAAGAGGATAATGCTTACAGGCCTGCTCGCCATGCCTGTCATTGGTATCGGAATGCTCCTGTCTCCTTCACTTCTTAGCTTGGTTGTCATGCGTGCACTCATGGGCGTCGCTTTAGCTGCTTTCGCTTCTGTAGCAGTCGCTTACATGGTGGAAGAGCTGTCGCCTAACGCTTTCGGCCAAGCAATTGGTGGCTATATAGCGGCCAACTCACTCGGCGGCATTGTAGGGCGTATTGTCGGCGGTACTCTCACAGATGCCTTCGGTTGGCAACAAGCCGTCATTGCTATGGCGGTGTTTACCTTGATTGGTGCAATCAGCGTATGTGCTTTACTGCCAAAGCAGAAGCACTTTTCTCCCCAAAAAGGGATGCTTCGCTACCACAACCGTGCATTGGTTAAGCACCTTAAAAATAAAACCGTTTGGTTTGCCATGCTAATTGGGGGGGTAAATTTTGCTTTGTTCGTTAACTTATACTCAGTAATGGGCTTTCGCCTCGTTGAAGCACCACACTCGCTCCCTATTGGCCTAACCTCATTGATTTTTCTCTGCTACTTACCCGGAACCTTGAGTTCAAAACTCACGTCAGTATGGAACCGATATCATCAGCCCATTTCAGGTATGGTTTGCGGCACAATCTTAAGCCTGATCGGTATGGTCGTTGCCTATGTCGATCGGATACCATTTATGATTATCGGGTTAGCACTTATCAGCTTTGGTGCCTTCTTTACACATACGCTGGCCTACGCCTGGGTTAGTCAAAAAGTAAACCAAGCGAAAGCCACTGCAACAGCTCTATACCTCGTCCACTACTACGTTGGTGGTAGCCTAGGAGGCTTTTTCTTAATTTACTGCTGGCAACATGGTGGTTGGGCGTACGTTATCGCAGGCGGAATGCTGTTGTATCTAATGATTTTTACGCTGTGCTACAAACTGAATGTGATTCACCACAGTTCATCAGAGCTGGAGAATGAGGCGACCACTGGTTCAACATCTGAGTTGAAGACAACGCATTCATCTCATTAG